In Populus alba chromosome 1, ASM523922v2, whole genome shotgun sequence, a single window of DNA contains:
- the LOC118055453 gene encoding LYR motif-containing protein At3g19508, which translates to MQKALRVYGQVLRLVRRLPKDSRPYYAKYARENFVNYRDVEVSDSQFLDELFLRAYNHSLWVLNKYSVDESTANKLKEICCG; encoded by the exons ATGCAGAAAGCATTGAGAGTGTATGGACAGGTTCTTCGGCTAGTGAGGCGGTTACCAAAGGACTCAAGGCCTTATTACGCTAAATACGCACGCGAAAACTTCGTCAACTACAGAGATGTCGAAGTCAGTGACTCACAATTCCTCGACGAGCTCTTCCTTCGAGCATATAACCACTCCCTATGGGTTCTCaacaag TATTCGGTTGATGAATCAACTGCTAATAAGCTAAAGGAAATTTGTTGCGGCTGA